The Sinomicrobium kalidii region GACCTGGAAAAAATTAAAAACTTTTATGTCAAGTATTTTGACATAAAATGCAGCGATATGTACATCAATGCGCAAAAAAAATTCTCATCCTATTTTTTATCCTTTGAAGGTGGAGACACCAGGATTGAACTCATGCACAGTCCTGATATCAAAGCGTTTTTATCAGATCATGCCGCTTCGTTAGGGTTGACCCACTTTGCGATTTCTGTTGGCGATAGAAAATCCGTAGATCAACTAACAGAGCGGTTACGTGCCGACGGATATAGTATTGTAGGTGCCCCCAGAATTACAGGAGACGGTTATTATGAAAGCGTTGTTCTGGATTGTGAAGGAAACCATATTGAACTAACAGTGTAATACATTAGCATAAAAAAACTCTACTGATATGGAATCATTAAATCGGTGCGAATTAACCGGAGAAAAACAATGCTTTCAGATTAAAGGCAAACCCAAATGCCGATATTATCTGTCTATATAAGGCGTATGTTAAGGATAGTGCATCATTCTACTATCAAACTCACGAAGGAGATTTTACGATTCGGGCTAAGGTTACAAGTATAGGTTCCAGTGCTTTTGACGCCTCTTTTTCAATGGTACGGCAAAATAGGACCAAATAGATAAAACTTGCCGTAGAATTGGGAGTAGACCGGCAGTATAATGTTGTTTCTGTCGTTACCGATAAATGGTCGGACGATGCGAATGGGGAATTACTGGAAGAAAATAATTGCTGGCTACGAATTACCCGAAAGAATGATTTTTTCGGACTACACTATTCAACGGATGGAAAAATCTGGAGATTTGTGAGAGCTTTCGGAATCGATATGAATACGTCAATTTCCATAGGTTTTGGCATTCAGGCTCCCGCCGGCGATCATTGTAATGAAAGTATTGAAGAACTGTCTGTCTCTAACACTCCTGTTCAAAATTTCAGGGATGGAAGCTAACACAACGTGTTGAAATCATCAAAGACATTAGATAACCTTTCTACTCCTTGGTTTCTACTACAAAAGCCTTTAGTTCGGCCATTTTTCCGTCGCGAAATTGCCATACATCGCAGTAGGAGTAATGCCCCGTTTTTCCCTTTTTGTCTGTTATTTTGATTTCACCAATTGCAGTAACAAAATCATTTTCGGCAATTAAATTTTTGACATCGAATTTCGGGGGCTCTATGTAGTTTATTGCCATCCATTGCCTAACAGCTTCTTTTCCCTGCAGGGTTATATCGCCCACAAATGTCCATTCTGTATCTTCGGTGCAAAACGCCAAAAATCCTTCATAATCACCATTTGCAACAGCCTTATTCGCTTTTATCAGTATGTCCTTATTACTTCCCATTAATCAAACCTTATTACAAGACTAACTTAAAAAAAATTATGGATACCATCCCGGTAAACAATCATAATTCTATCGGCAAAACAGCTAATGCAATGAAAACTAAAATCATGATTTATTGTTTTTAAATAATGGCTCAAAATTAGACAGGGAGATATACTTTATTATCTAAAAATAGTAGTATACTTCTGTATAGTATCAATAATTTCAACGGGTATGAACAGTTTTAAAGAAATTATAGGCCGGAAAGGAACAGAGCAACAATGCCCGCAGCGTTATGTTTTGGCTTTAACAGACACTTCGAATGTGATCAGCGGGAAGTGGAAGCTGCCCATAATAGCCTCATTATTGAGGGAAAAACCGTTTTAAGGATTTACTGGAAACATCGAAAAAATAACTCCCAGAATGCTGTCGAAAGAATTGAAAGAACTGGAAATGAATGGCATCGTAGTTCGAAAAGTGTACGACCAGACACCGGTTTTAATACAATATGAACTAACAGCATCGGGAGAAAGCCTTGCCGATCTTATCGATGTTATGATAGACTGGGGTTTAACCCATCGAAGTAATGATTTGTAGATTCGGATCGCTACCCTGTTTATTACCCTGTTGTGATCTAATTCATAAGCATCCAGACATCCACATGGTTTATTTTGGAATCAAATTCGGGTGAAGAAGTATAAATAAAAAAGATTCATACTTATCGCCCAACTCTTTTCTAAGGATCTTAAAGGCCTTTGTTATCTGCGCTTCGACTGTTTTTATGGAAATATCCAAGTACTCAGCAATTTCGACATTAGTAAGCCCGTCTTCCTTGCTCAAACTAAAAATCTGTTTACATTTAGGTGGCAATTTCATCACTTCCTTTTTTACCAGTTTTATCATCTTGGTGATTGTGTCTTCATCTGTCTCCTCAACAATCTGATAGAGAGACTCCATATATTTCTGTTCCAGCAAAGTCACTGCCCTGTCTTTTCTGTAGGCACTTAAAAACTCATTATAAACTGATTTGTAGAGAAAGCTCTGAACGGAAAAATAGGTATCCAGTTTTTTCCGGGACCTCCATGTTTTCAAAAACACATTTTGTATGATATCCTCTGTCTGGGTATGATCGTTAGTCAAGGTTTGTGCATAGGCATATAATCTGCCATGATAATGGTTCAACAAATACATGTATGCTTTATTGTCCCCTTTTTTCAGTTGTTCTACTAAAAAATTGTTATCGTTAAAATCCATCGTTTCGGCTGTAGTGAATGTAAAAAGGTCAATAATATGTTACAGTCCGTAAAGTATTTATAGGCTGTCTAAATTTTATCCTTCGGTTTGTTTAAACCCTCAAAGAAAGCTTCATAATAATGCTAATATAAAAAAATATAGGAAAAAAAGTTAGGGTATTGTTAATCTGTTGCATTTTATATATAGAAATCATTTAAACTTTTCGAAAAAATCCAGCTTTTAGTTGTAGCGTTAAAAAGTTTAAACGGGTTCAGATTGTTAATACATCAAGGCAGGTATAAATGATAACTCCGGAAAAAGAACATTTACTGGTAAAATATTTTTCAAATGAAGCCACCGCAATTGAACTGGATGAGCTTGAAAATTGGATTGGCAATCCCGAAAACGAGATCATATTAAAGGATTTTACCAAAGTACACTATGCCATAACCATTGCAATGAAAGATTCAAATTCAAATAAAACCAAAGAACGCCTGTTTAATGAAATGAATAGGGACAAGAATATTTTTCGCAATGGTAAAATACAGTCTTTGCTCAAATATGCGGCTTTAGCCATTGTATTTATCGGTCTTGGCTATTTCTTCCGGCAGCATCCTTTCGAACCCGAAAACAAAAAAAGTGTAATCCCCGCTGAAGAGGCCATAACACTGGAAACAGATCATGGTGAAATCCAGAAACTGTCAAATACGGGATTTAACCAGATAAAAGACCATACCGGGAATATTCTGGGCGAGCAGAAAGGGAATAAACTTGTCTATAATAAGAAGAGTACTATTAAAAAATTGACCTATAATACCCTTAAAGTCCCTTACGGGAAAAAATTTGATGTTTTGCTCTCTGACGGAACCCGTGTTTTTCTGAATGCCGGGAGTTCTTTAAAATATCCGGTCCGGTTTTTAGAAGGAAAGCAGCGCCAGGTGTTTTTGGAAGGCGAAGCTTACTTTGATGTAGTGCACGATTCAAAAACCTCATTTATGGTGGGGACACAGGAACTTGATGTAGAGGTTTACGGAACCAGGTTCAATGTTTCAAATTACGCTTCTGATGCCGCTATAAATGTTGTATTAATAGAAGGGGCTGTCGGTCTTAACACTAAAACAAACGAATCTGAAAATACGGTAAGGCTTGAACCTGGTTTTAAGGGGACCTTTGACAAAACGGGAAAAACACTTGCCACCGGGAAAGTGGATACAACGTTGTATACGGCATGGATGAACAACAATCTTGTATTTCGAAATACGCCTTTTAAAACCATCATAAAACAGCTTGAACGTCAATACAATATAGTAATAATAAATAATAATAAACAGTTAGGCGAAGAGGCTTTTAATGCCACCTTTGAAACTAAAAAAGAAACCATAGAACAAGTATTTGAATATTTTAGCAAGATTCATGATGTTGATTATCAGATATTCAACAACAAAATAATTATCAACTAAAATTACAACATTAATTACCGGAAACACACAATCCGATCTGTTAGGGGTTAATCAAAAAAGGGAAACGCTGCCACGTTTCCCGATCTAACAAAGCGAATACTCTAATAGAACATTCACTCACAATTTATAAAATTATGAAAAAACAATTACAATCCTATGAGAATCCAGGGTGGGAATTCGATATTGACCTGAGAATGAAACTTACTTTTTTATTTATTATAATTACAATATTTGCGATTCATGCTGATCCAACATATTCGCAAGGCACAAAGATTTCCATTCACATGGAACAAGTGACAGTTTCTGAGGTATTTAATAAAATTGAAAGCCTCACCGAGTTTAAATTTATCTTCAAGACCAAAGATGTGGATCTACAGCGCAAGGTTTCTGTAAATGCTGAAAAGAAAGACATTCTCAAAATTTTAGAGATTCTTTTTCCGGATAAAAATGTTCATGTTGAAATTATTGACAGGAAGATCTTGATAAAAAGAAAAAAGGATTCTTCCTCACCCGGTTCAGGAATTCTGCCTGATAAAAAAAACATACAATTTGCTGTAAACGGAACAGTCAGGGATGAAAATGGGTTGCCATTGGCCGGAGCAAATATTCTGGAAAAAGGCAGGAAAAATGGAACCCAGACTGATTTTGATGGTAAATTTACTTTAGAAGTTAATTCCGATGAAGCTGTTCTTGTTATTTCTTTTTTAGGGTTTGCCACTCAGGAAATTGATTTGGATGGTGAATCCGAAGTAGAGATTATTCTTAAAGAGGATAGCGCAGCTCTGGATGAGGTTGTTGTTATCGGGTTTGGAACGGAGAAGAAACGCGATCTGACCGGATCTGTTGCTTCTGCCGACGTTGAAGCTTTTAGTGAATTTCCGAATCCGAGTATTGCGCAAACTTTACAGGGAAGTGTTACGGGACTGAATGTAGGTGCTGTTACTTCTGCAGGCAGAGAACCCGAAATATCCGTAAGAGGAAGAACAACAATTAATGGTAATCGGGATGTTTTTGTTGTATTGGACGGGATACCTTACTCGGGAAGTATTGCGGATTTAAACCCTAATGATATTAAATCCATAACGGTTTTAAAGGACCCCAGTAGTAAAGCTATTTACGGAGCGCAGTCTGCAAACGGAGTAATACTTGTGGAATCCAGGAAAGGAGCCCGCAAAAACTCCAAACCTGTTATAACTTACTCAAGTTCTTATACCACACAGATTCCTTCCAACGAACTTCGGTTATTGGACCGGGACGGCTTTATAGAAAAGTCGTATGACTATGATTTCGAACAAGCTTATGAAGCTCCGGATTATACAAACCTAAAACCTGACATTAGTTACATTGATATTGTGAATGATCCTGAACTCAGAAAGGGGTTCGAAAACGGAACGGACTATGACTGGTGGGAAAATGCCACCAATCCGGGTTTTATCATGACTCATGATTTAAGCGTTCAGGGAAATGATGGAAAAACTTCATATCTGCTTTCGGGTAACTACACTGACCAACGGGGATTTATCATCAATGATAAGTTCAACAGGAAATCAGTCCGTTTAAATATTGAAACCGGGGTTACCGATTGGCTCAGCGTAGGTGCCAGGAGTGCCG contains the following coding sequences:
- a CDS encoding VOC family protein, which gives rise to MMKVEHIAIWTHDLEKIKNFYVKYFDIKCSDMYINAQKKFSSYFLSFEGGDTRIELMHSPDIKAFLSDHAASLGLTHFAISVGDRKSVDQLTERLRADGYSIVGAPRITGDGYYESVVLDCEGNHIELTV
- a CDS encoding DUF1349 domain-containing protein, whose amino-acid sequence is MKLAVELGVDRQYNVVSVVTDKWSDDANGELLEENNCWLRITRKNDFFGLHYSTDGKIWRFVRAFGIDMNTSISIGFGIQAPAGDHCNESIEELSVSNTPVQNFRDGS
- a CDS encoding nuclear transport factor 2 family protein, which encodes MGSNKDILIKANKAVANGDYEGFLAFCTEDTEWTFVGDITLQGKEAVRQWMAINYIEPPKFDVKNLIAENDFVTAIGEIKITDKKGKTGHYSYCDVWQFRDGKMAELKAFVVETKE
- a CDS encoding RNA polymerase sigma factor is translated as MDFNDNNFLVEQLKKGDNKAYMYLLNHYHGRLYAYAQTLTNDHTQTEDIIQNVFLKTWRSRKKLDTYFSVQSFLYKSVYNEFLSAYRKDRAVTLLEQKYMESLYQIVEETDEDTITKMIKLVKKEVMKLPPKCKQIFSLSKEDGLTNVEIAEYLDISIKTVEAQITKAFKILRKELGDKYESFLFILLHPNLIPK
- a CDS encoding winged helix-turn-helix transcriptional regulator, with the protein product MEKITPRMLSKELKELEMNGIVVRKVYDQTPVLIQYELTASGESLADLIDVMIDWGLTHRSNDL
- a CDS encoding FecR family protein translates to MITPEKEHLLVKYFSNEATAIELDELENWIGNPENEIILKDFTKVHYAITIAMKDSNSNKTKERLFNEMNRDKNIFRNGKIQSLLKYAALAIVFIGLGYFFRQHPFEPENKKSVIPAEEAITLETDHGEIQKLSNTGFNQIKDHTGNILGEQKGNKLVYNKKSTIKKLTYNTLKVPYGKKFDVLLSDGTRVFLNAGSSLKYPVRFLEGKQRQVFLEGEAYFDVVHDSKTSFMVGTQELDVEVYGTRFNVSNYASDAAINVVLIEGAVGLNTKTNESENTVRLEPGFKGTFDKTGKTLATGKVDTTLYTAWMNNNLVFRNTPFKTIIKQLERQYNIVIINNNKQLGEEAFNATFETKKETIEQVFEYFSKIHDVDYQIFNNKIIIN